GGCGTCAATCCGTGCTTTTCGTTGTATTCTTGTTGAATTTTACGCCGCCTGCCGGTTTCCGCGACAGCGTTCCTGATCGACCTGGTCATCACGTCGGCGTACAGGATGGCGCGGCCCTCAAGGTTCCTTGCCGTCCGGCCCATGGTCTGTATGAGAGATGTCTCCGATCGCAGAAACCCCTCCCTGTCGGCGTCCATCACGGCCACAAGGGCCACCTCCGGAAGGTCAAGCCCCTCTCTCAGCAGGTTGATACCCACCAGAACATCGAAAACGCCCAGCCTGAGGTCCCGGATGATCTGTACCCTCTCCAGTGTGGCGATATCGGAGTGGAGGTATCGTACCCGGACCTTGAGTTCCCCCAGATAGTCGGTCAGGTCCTCGGCCATCCGCTTGGTCAGGGTTGTGACCATGACGCGGTGGCCTTTTTCGACGACATCACGGATCTCAGCCACAAGATCGTCCACCTGGTGGGTAGCCGGCCTCACCGTGACTTCCGGGTCGATGAGCCCTGTGGGCCGGATCACCTGTTCGATCACTTCCCCCCCGGTCCGCGTCAGTTCGTAGGGGCCTGGAGTCGCGGAGGCGTAAACCCTCTGAAAAGCCATTTTTTCGAACTCCTGGAAGGTCAAGGGCCTGTTGTCAAAGGCTGAGGGGAGCCGGAATCCGAAATCGACGAGATTTTCCTTTCGCGAACGATCGCCGTTGTACATGGCCCTGATCTGGGGGATCGTCTGGTGGCTTTCATCGATGATGATCAGGGCGTCCTCCGGAAGGTAGTCGAGGAGTGTCGGCGGCGGTTCGCCCGGCGCCCGCCCGGTCAGGTGTCTCGAATAGTTCTCGATACCTTTACAGTAACCGACGACCTGCATCATCTCCATGTCGAAAGCGGTGCGCTCCGCGATACGCTGGGCCTCGATTAGACGGCCGCTGTTTTTAAACCAGGCAACCCGTTCTTCGAGCTCCGATTCGATCCCTTCGAGAGCCTGTTTCATGATCTGTGCTGTGACCACGTAATGGCTGGCGGGAAAAACGGAAACCTCCCGCACGTCTCCCGTGGAACGCATGGTCAGGGGATCGAGAACCGTGATCCGTTCGATCCGGTCATCTAACATCTCAAACCTTAGAGCTGTTTCCTCATAGGCGGGAAAGAGGTCGACAACCTCCCCACGGACCCGGAATGTGCCCCGTGAAAAGTCGATATCGTTCCTCTCGTATCTCATGTCCACCAGGCGCGCAAGGATCTCCCTGCGCCCGATCTTCTGCCCGGCTTTAAAGGTCACAAGCATGTCACGGTAGATGTCCGGAGATCCCAGGCCGAATATGCAGGACACTGAAGCGACCACCACGGTGTCCCTGCGGGTGAGAAGTGACCGGGTGGCCGAGTGTCTCAGGCGGTCGATGACCTCGTTGATGGAGCTGTCCTTTTCGATATAGGTGTCGGATTGGGGGATGTACGCTTCCGGCTGATAGTAGTCGTAGTAGGAAACAAAATATTCAACCGCGTTATCGGGGAAGAAACTCCTGAACTCCTGGTACAGCTGCGCGGCCAGTGTCTTGTTGTGGGCGATGACAATGGTAGGACGATCGGTCCTGGCGATCACGTTGGCCAGGCTGAACGTTTTTCCTGAACCCGTGACCCCAAGCAGGACCTGGTCGGATACCCCCGCCTCAACCCCCCTGGTGAGGGCCTCAATGGCTTCAGGCTGGTCGCCGCGAGGCGTGTACTGGGAAGTCAGATTGAAGGGCATTTAAGTTCCGTGAACCGTGAAAGGTGAAACGTGGGATCGCCACGTCGCTCTCATCGCACTCGATGCTTCCCGCAATGACTCTGTTGAACATCGTTTATTGCTCCGCCACGCCTTACGTTTCATGCTTGACGTCTGATGTCACGGTTTTTAACAAAAACATCAGACATCAAACCCGCTCTTTCCCCTCCGGACTCTGGCCGCTGCACTCTGGACTCCGTCGTTATTCTCCCTGGAGAATTACTACGGTCCCGTCGTCCAGGCCGAACATGATGTCCAAGTTGCCGTCGCCATCGTAGTCGCCGGGACAAAAGTTGGTGGAGATACGACCACTGGCGTTGAAGATCTCCCTGGCCTTGAGCCGGCTGCCTTCAAGGGTAATGATCCTGACGCTCTTCATTCCCGGACCGGGCACGAGCAGGTCGATCCGGCCGTCCCTGTTGAAATCGCCGACGAGTGATGTCTCCATGAGCCTGGAGCCTGTCTGTTGTGATCTCACGGCTCCCCTCAGCGTCAGCCTCGTCTGGGCAAGGTCCACGCGGTAAAGCTCCAGATCGCCGTCGCCTTCCTCGGGAAGTACCGCGGCGGCGAGGGAAACCCTGTCGCTGTCACCGAAAATTGCGCCGCCGAGGGGGTGGATCCACATCCCGTCCCCGATAACCGGCCCCTTTCTCCTTTGCCGGAGCCTTCCCGTGTCGAAGGTGTAGCTCCTGACCCCCGTCCTGCCGTCCTTACCGGAAACGGTGAACATGAGTTGGGGTCTTTCATCCTCAGGGTCGGTCACAGCCACGGGCAATATCATCTCGAAGAGTTCCCCCTCGTCCAGCAGGTATTGGTCCTCGAGTTTCACGGACCGGCCATCCCAGCTGAAAACGGCAAAACCTTTCGCTTCAAGATCGTCTCCCAGACGACCTGGAGCTTTTTCATCCGTGGGGCTTGTAAATGCGGCCATCTCGAGGCCCGGTTTTCCGTCAAGGTCAAGGGCGATTATCCTCGTGTCTGGAAGCAGTTCAGTGGAACTTTCCGAGCGGGTAAGGGTGGGTCCGCGAACGACGGTGAGCTTGCCTTTGTCGTTTACCGCCGCGATATCATAACTTCCGTCGCCGTCAAGATCGGCTCCTGTCGGGTACGTCAGGGGTGAAAACCCGCCGGCCAGCCTTCTCGTTCGGCCCGTTTGGTAATCGATGGTGACGAGATCTCCCCGGTCATCGACGCCTGCAAGCCCGCCGTTGCTGTCACTGCCGAGGTCTGGAAGAACGATGGGAGGAGATGCCGGGGCCAGCTTCCTTACAGAGGAGATCGTTCTCAGGCGGTCGTTTTCCAGGGACAGGATACGCAAGGTGCCATCGTTGAATAAAATCCCCGGTTCGCTTTTTCCGTTTCCGTCAAAATCCTTCGAGACGATCCAGGCAGGGATGTCCGGGAACTTCTCCCGTCGCGCCTTCCCGCCTGAAAGGTCCACGGTTCCGGAAACGGTGAGGGTTCCTGTACTGTTTCCCTGGACGCTCGGCCAGGAGATCGTTCCCTCCCCCTCCATTGTCGGCTCGAGGGCCGATGCGTCCGTGTTGCACAGCACAACCGCTGATAAAAAACAGACTGCTATAGTCGCGAACCATTTCATCATTCAGCCTCCCGGCAAGGTGTTGGAGCAAGTTCGGGATCCCATGACACCTACTACGGGTACAGGGTTAATGATAGTACCAGTGCGGCCGGTAATTCAAGGGGAGACGGCAGGCCCGAAATCCGCGATTGTTTTGCGTCAGCAGGCAGCTGATCGTCGGGATGCCAAAGTTGATGGACTCGCAAAAAGTCCATCAAAGTTTAACCGGCGTAGGAGGAACCCAGGTAGGCTTCGATAACCTTCTTGTCCGTGCGGATCTCCTGGGGTCTGCCCTCGGCGATCTTAACCCCGTGGTCCAGGACAATGATCCGGTCGGAAATACGCATGATAAGTTTCATGTCATGTTCGATCAGGAGGATGGAAACACCGCTCCTGCGGATCGTCTCGATGAGTTCCATGAGACGCTCGGTCTCCTGGGGGTTCATACCCGCAGCCGGTTCGTCAAGGAGCAGAAGGAACGGATCGGTGGCGAGGGCCCGGGCGATCTCGAGACGCCGCTGTGCCCCGTAGGGAAGGTTCTTGGCGTGTTCGTTGACAAAATTACCCAGCCCGACGTTGTGGAGAAGGGTGTAGCTGTCAGATACGATCCCTTTTTCTTCAGCCCTGGTCCTGGGGCCCCTGAAAATGGCGCCCAGGACACCGGCCTTTGTCCTGCAGTGACGTCCCACCATGACGTTTTCGAGGGCGGTCATATTCTGGAACAGGCGGATGTTCTGGAAAGTCCGCGCCATCCCCTTCGAGGTGATCTTATTCGGCTTGAGACCGTTGATCCTGTCAGCTTTTTTCCCGGGGGGGATAAGGTTTATGTCACCGCCCACAGGTGGATAGATCCCGGTAATACAGTTGAAAAAGGTGGTTTTTCCGGCCCCGTTGGGCCCTATGAGCCCGACGATCTCACCCTGCCTGACGGAAAGGTCCACCTGGTCCACAGCCTTGAGACCCCCGAAGGTCATGGTCAGCGCTTTTATGTCGATCACTTTTTCGGACATATCAAATCATGCTCCCTATCAGGGGCTTTCGTGGTACTCGTAGCTGCGGCGGACGTTGGAAATGATCCCCTGGGGACGGAAGACCATCATAAGCACCATGGAGGCTCCGAAGATGAGCATCCTGTACTGTGAAAAAGCCCGTAGCTCTTCAGGGAGCAGTATGAAAATGAAAGCCCCGAGAATAACGCCTAGGATGGAGCCCATCCCTCCCAGGACGACGATGGAGAGTATGATCGCCGATTCCAGGAATGTGAAGCTCATGGGGTTAATGAACTGGGTCTTGGCGGCGAAGATAACGCCCATCATCCCTGCCCACGTCGCACCAAGGGCGAACGCTGCCAGCTTGGTTTTCATCTTGTCTATACCCATGGCCTGGCACGCGACCTCATCCTCTCTCAGGGCTAGCCATGAGCGTCCCAGCCGGGAATCCTGCAGCCTGTTGACGACGAAAATGGTGAAAATGGCAAGGGCGATCATGAGGTAATACATGAACAGGGTCGACTGAGTGCGTGTCATCTCGATGCCGATGATGCCGGGGCGGTCGATATTGGCGATACCGCTGGGGCCAAAGGAGAATGCGTTCCAGTTCTCCATAATGAGACGAAGGATCTCACCGAACCCGAGGGTAACGATGGCCAGGTAATCTCCACGCAGCCTCAGGACCGGGATCCCCAGGAGGATACCTGCGACAGCTCCAAGTAAAGCACCAAGGGGCAAGGCCAGCCAGAAGTTCAACCCGTAGTGGTGGTTTAACAGGGCGTATGAATAGGCTCCCACGAGGTAAAAAGCCACGTACCCCAGATCCAGAAGACCGGCAAGTCCAACGACGATGTTAAGGCCCAGACCCAGGACCACGTAGATCATGGCAGTGATGAGAATATTCACCCGGTAATCGGAAACGAAGAACGGCAGCGCTGAAGTCAGGACAAGGACTGTAGCGGCAAAAGGCAGATAATACCGCTTCTCTGACATCAGTTTCTGGTTCCAGGTGACCTTCACACTGGCAACTTTTGTCTCCTTGCGAAGCATCAGGAATCGCCAGAGGTAGGAAAGGATGAACGCACCGAATCCCACCGTGAGGAGGTTCATCCATCGCCACTGCACGACCTTCTCGATTGTGTTCACGCGAATCACCATTATCGGGAAAGTGAGGAGCATAAACCAGAACGCGATAAAGGCGGATTGCTTGAGATCCTGAATGGCAGTTGACCGGTTCATCATTAAACCTTCTGTGCCCTGGATTTGCCCAGGATCCCCTCAGGCCTGAAAATGAGGATGAGGACAAGCAGGAGGAAGGCGAAAACATCTTCATAGTCGCTCGATATATATCCCGTGACAAAACTCTCCGTCCAGCCGAGAACAAGGGAGCCAAGGACCGCGCCTGGAACCGATCCGATCCCTCCCAGTACCGCCGCTGTGAACGCCTTGATCCCGGCGATAAACCCTATGTAAAAGTTGATCTGTCCAATGTGTGAGGCGATGAGAACACCACCGACGGCTGCAAGACACGAACCGATGACAAAGGTGGTGGAGATCACCCGGTTGATGTTGATCCCGGCCAGCATGGCCATTTTCCTGTCCTGTGCGGTGGCCCGCATGGCTTTTCCCATCCTGGTGAACTTGATGAGACATGTGAGAAGGACCATGACCGTGGCCGTGACAGAGACGATGACCAGTTCGGAGGAGCTGAAGATGGGCTCGTAAGGCGCCATGAACCCGAACTTGGGGATCAGGGAAGGAAAGGGCAGAAAATCTGAAGTCTGCGCCAGGAGGACGTAGTTCTGCAGAAAGATGGACATCCCGATAGCGCTGATGAGGGGGCTCAGGCGAGACGCCTGACGCAGAGGCTTGTATGCGATCTTCTCGACGGTAAAGCCGTAGGCCCCGGCGTAGATGACAGCCACCACCATGGAAAGCGCCAGGACCGCGAGGCCTTTGAACCCGGCCATGGTGAGCAGGCTCGCCACGATGAGGGCAGTGAAAGCCCCGATCATGTAGATCTCACCGTGGGCGAAATTGATGAGCTCGATGATCCCGTAGACCATCGTGTAACCAAGGGCGATGAGAGCGTAAATAGAGCCCCGTGTAAGTCCGCCGAGAAACAGTTCGAAGAAGTAATCCATAAGGGTCCAATGATAGTACCGGCTCAGGTACCGGTTTGAACAGGCAAAAAACAGGGGAGAGGTACCGTTCCCTCTCCCCTGTCTACCGGATCAGGACTTCGATCTACTTCTGCTCAACATATTCGCCGTTAACGACCTTGTACATGGAGAAGCCGACACCGATGGCATCGCCCTTCGCGTCGAAGGAGATGGAGCCCACGGGAGTATCCACGTACTCGCTGCGCAGGACCTTCTCGACGGCCGTATACTCTGTGGAGCCGGCCTTCTGGATGGCGTTTAGCAGGGCCAGTGTCGCGGCGTAACCCTCCTTGAAGAAAGCGCCGGGATCCTCACCGTACTGGGCCTTGTGGGCCTCGACCGCGCTCTTGTACATGGGCAGGTCGGAAACGTCCATGGGGCCGGAAGCGTAAACGCCCTCTGCGAACTCGCCGGCCACCTTGATGAAGGTCACGTCCTTGACCCCGTCGTCAGACACGAAGAAGGTGTTCATCTGTTTCTTCCTCATCTGTGTGACGATCTTGGAGGCCTCGGGGTGGTACCCGCCGTAGATGACGGCCTCGGCGCCTGATTTCGCGATCTTCTGAACGATGGCGCTGTAGTCAACGGCGCCGGGGGTAATTCCCTCGAACAGGACGGCTTCCGCGCCCTCCATCTCGTCCAGGTACTTCTTGGCGAACTCGGCGTAGCCCTTCCCGTAGTCACCTTTGTCGTGAATGACGGCGACCTTTTTGGCGCCCAGCTTGTTAACGGTGAATTTCACGCCGAGCATGGCCTGCATGTCATCGGAGGCGATGGTTCGGAAGAAGTTCGGGTAGTCACCGCTCTGGGTCAGGTCCGGGTTGGTGGCCGAGGGGGACATGACGATGATCCTGGCGTCGTTGTAGATGCCGAGAGCCGCCTTTGTGGCCCCTGAGCAGATGTGGCCCAGGACGACGACGGCACCATCGGACACCAGCTTGGTTGCCGTGTTGGTGGCAACTTCAGGCTTGCAGACGTCGTCCTCGACGAGAAGCTCCACTGGCCTTCCAAGGATGCCGCCCGTGGCGTTGATCTCCTTGACCGCCAGTTCGGCCGCGCGAACGGTCGGTATGCCGTAAGAAGCCAGGTCACCGCTGTGCGGACCCGCAACACCCAGTTTGACGGGCTCTTTAGCCGCTTCCTTTTTCGCGCACCCGGTGATCATGAGGGCCATGGTCATCATGGCAACGACAGTGATACAGAAAAACCTTCTCATCAAAACACCTCCTTGAATAATTGATGGCTTCGCAAGAAGTCCATCACCGCACCCCGCGCGGGGTGCCCAAATCAATGACCCGCATCATAAGTCATTGATTTGTAAGGAAAGGGAAAACGACGCTTTTCCCTTTCCGTGGAGCGAAAAGTCCCGGATTGGACTTTTTGCGACTCTATCAATAATGGAACCCCCAGTTTGCGGGCTGGCAGATCTCCCCTGCTGAAGGAAACCAGAATGAGTATTCGTCTGAATCAGCTACTTTGCAGATGAGCCTATTAACTATCCTGTACTTTTGGTGCAGTCAATATAAACCGTACACCCGAAATCCGCGATTGGTTTGGGCCGGCCTCCGGTCGGGGCATCGGAGAGGCCGTTTTTTCGGTCCGGGTCCGAAGAACGTGTCCGGGCAGTGTGTTGCGGTTTCCCGACAGGCTCCTAGATTCCCAGATACGCGTTCTTCACATCTTCGTTAACCGCCAGGTTCGAGGCGGAATCCACCAGGGTGATCATCCCCGTTTCCATGACGTACCCCCGGTGGGCGACTTGAAGGGCCATATTGGCGTTCTGTTCAACGAGGAAGATGGTGGTGCCGTTTTCCTGGTTGATCTTGGCGATGATGTCGAAGATCCGCTCCACGATGATGGGCGCAAGGCCCAGGGACGGTTCGTCAAGGAGGAGCAGGCTGGGACGGGCCATGAGGGCCCTGGAGATGGCCAGCATCTGTTGCTCTCCGCCGCTAAGGGTTCCACCTGCCTGGTGGCGTCTTTCGGCGAGGATGGGAAAGAGCCCCATCACGTAATCGAGATCCTCCTTGATGCCGTCCTTGTCCTTCCTCAGGAAAGCCCCGATGTCCAGGTTTTCCATGACGGTAAGACCCGGAAAGATATGACGGCCTTCGGGCACCTGGCAGACGCCCAGGGCAACGATCTCGTCCGGCTGCTTGCGATG
Above is a genomic segment from bacterium containing:
- the uvrB gene encoding excinuclease ABC subunit UvrB — its product is MPFNLTSQYTPRGDQPEAIEALTRGVEAGVSDQVLLGVTGSGKTFSLANVIARTDRPTIVIAHNKTLAAQLYQEFRSFFPDNAVEYFVSYYDYYQPEAYIPQSDTYIEKDSSINEVIDRLRHSATRSLLTRRDTVVVASVSCIFGLGSPDIYRDMLVTFKAGQKIGRREILARLVDMRYERNDIDFSRGTFRVRGEVVDLFPAYEETALRFEMLDDRIERITVLDPLTMRSTGDVREVSVFPASHYVVTAQIMKQALEGIESELEERVAWFKNSGRLIEAQRIAERTAFDMEMMQVVGYCKGIENYSRHLTGRAPGEPPPTLLDYLPEDALIIIDESHQTIPQIRAMYNGDRSRKENLVDFGFRLPSAFDNRPLTFQEFEKMAFQRVYASATPGPYELTRTGGEVIEQVIRPTGLIDPEVTVRPATHQVDDLVAEIRDVVEKGHRVMVTTLTKRMAEDLTDYLGELKVRVRYLHSDIATLERVQIIRDLRLGVFDVLVGINLLREGLDLPEVALVAVMDADREGFLRSETSLIQTMGRTARNLEGRAILYADVMTRSIRNAVAETGRRRKIQQEYNEKHGLTPESVKSRIHDILSSVEEADYVSLDENQGVEPSDLESTVARLGTEMMEAAGQLEFERAAQIRDRIHELRERQMMVGIGGVARPKSKVQSPKKKGKNKKTGRRMNPL
- a CDS encoding ABC transporter ATP-binding protein; the encoded protein is MSEKVIDIKALTMTFGGLKAVDQVDLSVRQGEIVGLIGPNGAGKTTFFNCITGIYPPVGGDINLIPPGKKADRINGLKPNKITSKGMARTFQNIRLFQNMTALENVMVGRHCRTKAGVLGAIFRGPRTRAEEKGIVSDSYTLLHNVGLGNFVNEHAKNLPYGAQRRLEIARALATDPFLLLLDEPAAGMNPQETERLMELIETIRRSGVSILLIEHDMKLIMRISDRIIVLDHGVKIAEGRPQEIRTDKKVIEAYLGSSYAG
- the livM gene encoding high-affinity branched-chain amino acid ABC transporter permease LivM codes for the protein MQDLKQSAFIAFWFMLLTFPIMVIRVNTIEKVVQWRWMNLLTVGFGAFILSYLWRFLMLRKETKVASVKVTWNQKLMSEKRYYLPFAATVLVLTSALPFFVSDYRVNILITAMIYVVLGLGLNIVVGLAGLLDLGYVAFYLVGAYSYALLNHHYGLNFWLALPLGALLGAVAGILLGIPVLRLRGDYLAIVTLGFGEILRLIMENWNAFSFGPSGIANIDRPGIIGIEMTRTQSTLFMYYLMIALAIFTIFVVNRLQDSRLGRSWLALREDEVACQAMGIDKMKTKLAAFALGATWAGMMGVIFAAKTQFINPMSFTFLESAIILSIVVLGGMGSILGVILGAFIFILLPEELRAFSQYRMLIFGASMVLMMVFRPQGIISNVRRSYEYHESP
- a CDS encoding branched-chain amino acid ABC transporter permease LivH (LivHMGF is the membrane component of the LIV-I/LS branched-chain amino acid transporter), giving the protein MDYFFELFLGGLTRGSIYALIALGYTMVYGIIELINFAHGEIYMIGAFTALIVASLLTMAGFKGLAVLALSMVVAVIYAGAYGFTVEKIAYKPLRQASRLSPLISAIGMSIFLQNYVLLAQTSDFLPFPSLIPKFGFMAPYEPIFSSSELVIVSVTATVMVLLTCLIKFTRMGKAMRATAQDRKMAMLAGININRVISTTFVIGSCLAAVGGVLIASHIGQINFYIGFIAGIKAFTAAVLGGIGSVPGAVLGSLVLGWTESFVTGYISSDYEDVFAFLLLVLILIFRPEGILGKSRAQKV
- a CDS encoding branched-chain amino acid ABC transporter substrate-binding protein; protein product: MRRFFCITVVAMMTMALMITGCAKKEAAKEPVKLGVAGPHSGDLASYGIPTVRAAELAVKEINATGGILGRPVELLVEDDVCKPEVATNTATKLVSDGAVVVLGHICSGATKAALGIYNDARIIVMSPSATNPDLTQSGDYPNFFRTIASDDMQAMLGVKFTVNKLGAKKVAVIHDKGDYGKGYAEFAKKYLDEMEGAEAVLFEGITPGAVDYSAIVQKIAKSGAEAVIYGGYHPEASKIVTQMRKKQMNTFFVSDDGVKDVTFIKVAGEFAEGVYASGPMDVSDLPMYKSAVEAHKAQYGEDPGAFFKEGYAATLALLNAIQKAGSTEYTAVEKVLRSEYVDTPVGSISFDAKGDAIGVGFSMYKVVNGEYVEQK
- a CDS encoding ABC transporter ATP-binding protein produces the protein MLRINNIHTYYGSIQALKGVSLAVEEGEIITLIGANGAGKTTTLMSISGVVPISEGEILFKDEPIHRKQPDEIVALGVCQVPEGRHIFPGLTVMENLDIGAFLRKDKDGIKEDLDYVMGLFPILAERRHQAGGTLSGGEQQMLAISRALMARPSLLLLDEPSLGLAPIIVERIFDIIAKINQENGTTIFLVEQNANMALQVAHRGYVMETGMITLVDSASNLAVNEDVKNAYLGI